A section of the Thermodesulfobacteriota bacterium genome encodes:
- the tyrS gene encoding tyrosine--tRNA ligase has protein sequence MFYPMDPKKQLERIRRGAVDLISEEDFLSRLEGGKPLRVKAGFDPTAPDLHLGHTVLIQKLKDFQELGHQVVLLIGDFTARIGDPSGQSETRKPLTTEEILKNAETYKAQVFKILDEERTEVVFNGEWMGRMKADELISLASRHTVARMLERDDFQKRYKEGRPIAVHEFLYPLVQGYDSVVLKADVELGGTDQLFNLLVGRALQKEFGQAPQAVMTMPILEGTDGVRKMSKSLGNYIGITEPPSEIFGKLMSISDELMLRYYELLSDEPPERVGEIREGRVHPKEAKEALACEITARFYDKAASEKAKEGFNALFRKKETPEDIEEVTIEGAEGTMWIAKIMVKAGLSKSTSEAMRLVAQGGVRVDGERVTDRKAEIPTDKDILIQVGKRSFKKVSFVGA, from the coding sequence ATGTTCTACCCTATGGACCCGAAAAAACAGCTTGAGAGGATAAGGCGCGGTGCGGTCGACCTTATAAGCGAGGAGGATTTTCTCTCCAGGCTCGAGGGCGGGAAACCGCTTCGCGTGAAGGCAGGCTTCGACCCCACGGCCCCGGACCTGCATCTCGGCCACACCGTGTTGATACAAAAGCTCAAGGACTTCCAGGAGCTCGGCCACCAGGTCGTGCTCCTTATAGGGGACTTTACCGCCAGGATAGGGGACCCGAGCGGACAGTCGGAGACCAGAAAGCCGCTCACGACCGAAGAGATACTCAAAAATGCCGAGACCTACAAGGCCCAGGTCTTCAAGATACTCGACGAGGAGCGGACCGAGGTCGTCTTCAACGGCGAGTGGATGGGGCGCATGAAGGCCGACGAGCTTATCTCGCTCGCCTCGCGCCACACGGTGGCCCGGATGCTCGAGAGGGATGATTTCCAGAAGCGCTACAAAGAGGGCCGCCCTATAGCCGTCCACGAGTTCCTCTACCCGCTCGTGCAGGGCTACGACTCGGTCGTCCTTAAGGCCGACGTGGAGCTCGGCGGCACGGACCAGCTCTTTAACCTCCTGGTGGGCCGTGCGCTCCAGAAGGAGTTCGGCCAGGCGCCACAGGCCGTCATGACCATGCCGATACTCGAGGGGACCGACGGCGTGCGGAAGATGAGCAAGTCGCTCGGCAACTACATAGGCATAACCGAGCCCCCCTCCGAGATCTTCGGGAAGCTCATGAGCATATCGGATGAGCTGATGCTTCGCTACTATGAGCTTTTGAGCGACGAGCCGCCCGAGAGGGTCGGGGAGATAAGGGAGGGGAGGGTTCATCCGAAGGAAGCCAAGGAGGCCCTGGCCTGTGAGATTACCGCCCGCTTTTACGATAAGGCCGCCTCGGAGAAGGCAAAGGAGGGCTTTAACGCCCTTTTTCGGAAAAAGGAGACCCCGGAGGATATCGAGGAGGTCACCATAGAGGGCGCCGAAGGCACCATGTGGATAGCGAAAATAATGGTCAAGGCGGGGCTCAGTAAATCCACCTCCGAGGCCATGAGGCTCGTGGCCCAGGGCGGGGTGCGTGTGGACGGGGAGCGGGTAACGGATAGGAAGGCCGAAATACCCACCGATAAAGACATCCTCATCCAGGTCGGAAAGAGGTCCTTCAAAAAAGTCTCTTTTGTAGGGGCTTAG
- a CDS encoding glycosyltransferase family 39 protein has product MSGLMTPLIFFSIAVITVFLRLHSLGEPLEHDLAIYGYFAHYMLGGELLYTELWDHKPPGIFLAYMAAELLWGYDASAITYTGIVFTVISLAFLFLFLKEIAGVNTALLGSAIWALASNALSLEANQPNAELFLNAFTLMALWSLAKHREGEWRFLFLCGAFFAVASTFKTVAIFPFAAVCLYLVLQVSKTGPPPPRARLKEGAGKLAVILLPCVLVWAGVFSYFALAGRFGDFWGAVFEYNRGYAGNIALNVWNYFTDPRLLFHLAQKDIWPLPLLSLVWVFVGRKEYGPLRRSFFILFLAGCMVAVASPGKYFYHYYQLLLPPFVVMSALFFRDMVEHIQAKKNARLAMALSSIIVLYTSGHLFYSQGTYLRMTPTEISAKKYGPKPALAYEVGSFIKGVSSPCDTVFEWGTGAGIYYYSQRKSAVNTTSLYALFEGRVPKKGDPRLKRLYADVTAAPPAVFVWDGSSGELRGSVFEEFISERYDRIGEYPPFFVYERRHGESSGGDGGC; this is encoded by the coding sequence ATGTCCGGCCTTATGACCCCCCTAATTTTTTTTTCAATCGCCGTTATAACGGTCTTCCTGAGGCTCCATTCCCTCGGAGAGCCGCTGGAGCATGACCTTGCCATCTACGGCTACTTCGCCCACTACATGCTGGGCGGGGAGCTCTTGTATACGGAGCTGTGGGACCATAAACCCCCGGGGATATTCCTGGCCTACATGGCGGCGGAGCTCCTCTGGGGATACGACGCTTCGGCAATCACATATACAGGCATCGTCTTCACCGTAATCTCCCTCGCCTTCCTGTTCCTCTTTTTAAAGGAGATAGCCGGAGTAAACACCGCGCTCCTCGGCTCGGCCATATGGGCCCTGGCCTCCAACGCCCTGTCGCTCGAGGCCAACCAGCCAAACGCCGAGCTTTTCCTTAACGCCTTTACCCTCATGGCGCTGTGGAGTCTCGCGAAACACCGGGAAGGGGAGTGGAGGTTTCTGTTCCTTTGCGGCGCCTTCTTCGCCGTCGCCTCCACATTCAAGACCGTAGCCATATTCCCCTTCGCGGCCGTCTGCCTCTACCTTGTACTTCAAGTTTCAAAAACCGGCCCCCCCCCTCCGCGCGCGCGGCTTAAGGAGGGGGCGGGCAAACTGGCGGTTATACTCCTTCCATGCGTACTGGTATGGGCGGGGGTCTTTTCCTACTTTGCGCTGGCCGGCAGGTTCGGTGATTTCTGGGGAGCGGTGTTCGAGTATAACCGGGGCTATGCCGGGAACATTGCCTTGAACGTATGGAACTACTTTACCGACCCACGCCTTCTCTTCCACCTTGCTCAAAAGGATATATGGCCGCTTCCGCTCCTCTCTCTCGTCTGGGTCTTCGTCGGCCGTAAAGAGTACGGACCGCTGAGACGTTCGTTCTTCATCCTGTTCCTCGCGGGCTGTATGGTAGCGGTGGCGAGCCCCGGCAAGTACTTTTATCACTACTACCAGTTGCTGCTGCCCCCATTCGTCGTTATGTCCGCCCTGTTTTTCCGGGATATGGTGGAGCATATACAGGCGAAAAAAAATGCCCGGCTTGCCATGGCCCTCTCTTCGATTATAGTCCTGTATACGTCGGGCCATCTGTTTTATAGTCAGGGGACTTATCTGCGGATGACCCCCACCGAAATTTCCGCAAAAAAATACGGCCCCAAGCCGGCTCTCGCCTATGAAGTCGGCAGCTTCATAAAGGGCGTGAGTTCCCCCTGCGATACCGTGTTCGAGTGGGGTACCGGGGCCGGGATCTACTACTATAGCCAGAGGAAGTCGGCGGTGAATACGACCTCGCTCTACGCGCTGTTCGAGGGGCGTGTTCCTAAAAAAGGGGACCCCCGGCTTAAGCGGCTGTATGCGGACGTCACCGCTGCACCCCCGGCCGTTTTCGTCTGGGACGGCTCCTCCGGGGAGCTCCGGGGCAGCGTATTCGAGGAGTTTATCTCCGAGCGGTACGACCGGATAGGGGAATATCCCCCGTTTTTCGTTTACGAGCGCAGACACGGGGAGAGCTCCGGGGGAGATGGCGGCTGTTGA
- a CDS encoding diguanylate cyclase yields MKLYRPKIGVAPKTWIALSVVFWVPVTALVLVLFYLFQGVVYEETLGSVKANLKASRGVYEQRGEEIEALLVQLSGRPEVRKAFSSKDAQALQKTLLEFGKNNPHVDILAAVDENQRVLGRRSARAGDILNIGDILPMALISGEATSSSELVRKEFFSAEDETVPEFAWNAGITQFIVSPVRHEGKVVGAVVAGILLSGDPWLGNAVYERFGVDLALFAGTSPETALLHATSSLPRSSWALGQPIPEGLKKEISLDRPYYGVLEVSGVKNIVAYEPLRDSRNKIIGVLGVGMPAKSITAVVFNSIAKGAGVAAVIGLILAAVMTGVIRSDIIRPLNFLVTAMDRLKKGEMDISVNLTTGDEFEKLGNGFNTMVDGINEREERLKKHNEVAKLLMSTLDLRELLERVLKIAVEVTDSQMGIVYLVEGAGESLHPHVKYGTKADLSPLKMGEGFPGRAAEKKTTLRISPPAGEAVPDEAMELGFAKAIPKEIGYIPLVYQERVLGVLVLGSSTNYTDEEVQLFDYLANQICIALDNAIMHQKIQEMSITDPLTGLYNRRYLNTRLTEEWSRSLRYKRPISIVLYDIDNFKAINDTYGHDKGDEVLKAVAEVMRNRVRKQDIAARFGGEEFVVVLGDTEEDDARKFAESIGGAIKELSFEWLEKPVTVSGGIGTFPKIDVESYQELLQAADQAMYKAKMSGKDRVEVGSGADVKES; encoded by the coding sequence ATGAAATTATACAGGCCAAAGATAGGTGTAGCGCCTAAAACATGGATCGCCCTTTCGGTGGTTTTCTGGGTGCCGGTCACCGCCCTGGTGCTGGTCCTCTTCTATCTGTTCCAGGGGGTGGTTTACGAAGAGACACTCGGTTCGGTCAAGGCCAACCTCAAGGCCTCCAGGGGGGTCTATGAGCAAAGGGGGGAGGAGATCGAGGCCTTACTGGTTCAGCTCTCCGGCCGGCCGGAAGTGCGCAAGGCCTTTTCCTCGAAAGACGCGCAGGCCCTGCAGAAGACACTTCTGGAGTTCGGCAAGAACAACCCCCACGTGGACATACTTGCCGCCGTTGACGAGAACCAGCGGGTGCTCGGCAGAAGGAGCGCCAGGGCCGGCGATATCCTCAATATCGGTGACATACTCCCTATGGCCCTCATCTCCGGGGAGGCGACGAGCTCCAGTGAGCTCGTCAGGAAAGAGTTTTTCAGCGCGGAGGACGAAACCGTCCCGGAGTTTGCGTGGAACGCGGGCATCACGCAGTTCATAGTCTCCCCCGTAAGGCATGAGGGGAAGGTGGTCGGGGCGGTGGTGGCCGGGATCCTGCTTAGCGGAGACCCGTGGCTCGGCAATGCCGTATACGAACGGTTCGGGGTCGACCTGGCGCTCTTTGCGGGAACGTCCCCGGAGACCGCGCTCCTGCACGCCACCTCGTCGCTCCCGAGAAGCTCCTGGGCGCTCGGCCAACCCATCCCCGAGGGGCTTAAGAAGGAGATATCCCTGGACAGGCCCTACTACGGGGTTCTGGAGGTCTCGGGCGTGAAGAATATAGTCGCCTACGAGCCGTTGCGGGACAGCCGGAACAAGATAATAGGGGTCCTCGGGGTGGGCATGCCCGCGAAGAGCATAACTGCGGTCGTATTCAACTCCATAGCAAAGGGGGCGGGGGTTGCGGCCGTGATCGGCCTTATCCTGGCGGCCGTCATGACGGGCGTTATACGTTCCGATATCATAAGGCCGCTTAACTTTCTCGTAACCGCCATGGACAGGCTGAAGAAGGGGGAGATGGATATCTCCGTCAACCTTACGACCGGTGACGAGTTCGAAAAGCTCGGGAACGGCTTCAATACGATGGTCGACGGCATAAATGAGAGGGAGGAGAGGCTCAAGAAGCACAACGAGGTCGCGAAACTCCTGATGTCGACGCTCGACCTGAGGGAGTTGCTCGAAAGGGTGCTCAAGATAGCGGTGGAGGTCACGGACTCCCAGATGGGGATAGTATACCTGGTCGAGGGCGCAGGTGAGAGCCTCCACCCCCATGTCAAGTACGGGACAAAGGCGGACTTGAGCCCCCTTAAGATGGGAGAGGGTTTCCCGGGCCGGGCGGCGGAGAAGAAGACCACCCTGCGCATCAGCCCCCCGGCCGGGGAAGCCGTCCCCGACGAGGCGATGGAGCTGGGTTTCGCGAAGGCCATCCCCAAAGAGATAGGCTATATCCCGCTGGTATACCAGGAGAGGGTCCTCGGTGTACTGGTACTCGGGAGTTCGACCAACTACACCGACGAAGAGGTACAGCTCTTCGATTATCTCGCAAACCAGATATGCATCGCCCTGGACAACGCCATCATGCACCAGAAGATACAGGAGATGTCCATAACCGACCCCCTGACGGGCCTTTACAACAGGCGGTACCTGAATACCCGGCTCACCGAGGAGTGGTCGAGGAGCCTCAGGTATAAGCGTCCTATCTCCATAGTCCTCTACGATATAGACAACTTCAAGGCGATCAACGACACCTACGGCCACGATAAAGGGGATGAAGTGCTCAAGGCCGTGGCCGAGGTCATGAGGAACAGGGTGCGAAAGCAGGACATCGCGGCGAGGTTCGGCGGGGAGGAGTTCGTTGTGGTCCTCGGGGACACGGAAGAGGATGACGCCAGGAAGTTCGCCGAAAGCATAGGGGGCGCGATCAAAGAGCTGTCGTTCGAGTGGTTGGAAAAGCCCGTTACCGTGAGCGGAGGTATAGGTACCTTCCCGAAGATCGATGTGGAGAGCTACCAGGAGCTTCTGCAGGCTGCGGACCAGGCCATGTACAAGGCCAAGATGAGCGGCAAGGACAGGGTCGAGGTGGGCTCGGGCGCCGACGTTAAAGAGTCGTAA